A part of Bacillus thuringiensis genomic DNA contains:
- the recF gene encoding DNA replication/repair protein RecF (All proteins in this family for which functions are known are DNA-binding proteins that assist the filamentation of RecA onto DNA for the initiation of recombination or recombinational repair.), producing the protein MFISEIQLKNYRNYEKLELSFEDKVNVIIGENAQGKTNLMEAIYVLAMAKSHRTSNDRELIRWDEDFGQIKGKLQKRNSSLSLELNISKKGKKAKLNQLEQQKLSQYIGMMNVVMFAPEDLNLVKGSPQVRRRFLDMELGQIAPVYLYELSQYQKVLTQRNHLLKKMQGNSKNEETMLDVFTLQLIEHGAKILQKRFEFLHLLQEWAAPIHRGISRGLEELEIVYKPSVDVSESMDLSKIKEVYYENFQSVKQREIFRGTTLIGPHRDDLQFFVNSKNVQVFGSQGQQRTTALSLKLAEIELIYSEVKEYPILLLDDVLSELDDYRQSHLLNTIQGKVQTFVTTTSVDGIEHETLKEAKTIHVTNGTVDCEIDRA; encoded by the coding sequence TTGTTTATTTCAGAAATACAATTAAAAAACTATCGCAATTATGAAAAGTTAGAGCTTTCCTTTGAAGATAAAGTGAATGTGATTATCGGTGAAAACGCGCAAGGGAAAACGAATTTGATGGAAGCTATTTACGTTTTAGCGATGGCGAAATCTCATAGAACCTCTAATGATCGCGAGCTTATCCGCTGGGATGAAGATTTCGGTCAAATTAAAGGGAAATTACAAAAGAGAAATAGTTCTTTGTCTTTGGAATTAAATATTTCGAAAAAAGGTAAAAAGGCAAAATTAAATCAACTTGAACAACAAAAATTGAGTCAATATATTGGCATGATGAATGTTGTCATGTTTGCCCCAGAAGATTTAAATCTTGTAAAAGGAAGCCCTCAAGTAAGAAGACGCTTTTTAGATATGGAATTAGGTCAAATAGCTCCAGTCTATTTGTATGAATTGAGTCAATATCAAAAGGTGCTCACGCAACGAAATCACTTGCTGAAAAAGATGCAAGGGAATAGTAAGAATGAGGAAACGATGTTGGATGTATTTACACTTCAACTTATTGAGCATGGTGCAAAAATATTGCAAAAACGGTTTGAATTTTTGCATTTACTACAAGAATGGGCAGCTCCAATTCATCGTGGTATAAGCCGTGGATTAGAAGAATTAGAAATTGTCTATAAACCAAGTGTAGATGTATCAGAATCAATGGATTTGTCGAAAATAAAAGAAGTATACTATGAAAATTTTCAATCTGTGAAACAACGTGAGATTTTCCGTGGTACGACTTTAATTGGTCCTCATCGTGATGATTTACAATTCTTCGTTAACAGTAAAAATGTTCAAGTCTTTGGTTCGCAAGGACAACAACGAACGACCGCACTGTCCCTAAAATTAGCTGAAATTGAATTGATTTACTCAGAAGTTAAGGAATATCCGATTCTTTTATTGGATGATGTATTATCAGAATTAGATGATTATCGTCAATCGCACCTGTTAAATACAATTCAAGGAAAAGTGCAAACATTTGTGACAACGACGAGTGTCGACGGAATTGAACACGAAACATTAAAAGAAGCGAAAACAATTCATGTAACGAACGGCACGGTAGATTGTGAAATAGATAGGGCGTAA
- the gyrB gene encoding DNA topoisomerase (ATP-hydrolyzing) subunit B, translating into MEQKQMEENSYDESQIQVLEGLEAVRKRPGMYIGSTSGKGLHHLVWEIVDNSIDEALAGYCDEINVSIEEDNSILVTDNGRGIPVGIQEKMGRPAVEVIMTVLHAGGKFGGGGYKVSGGLHGVGASVVNALSTELEVFVHRDGKIHYQKYERGIPVADLKVIGDTDKTGTITRFKPDPEIFKETTEYEFDTLATRMRELAFLNRNIKLTIEDKREHKQKKEFHYEGGIKSYVEHLNRSKQPIHEEPVYVEGSKDGIQVEVALQYNEGYTNHIYSFTNNIHTYEGGTHEVGFKTALTRVINDYGRKNNILKDADSNLTGEDVREGLTAIVSIKHPNPQFEGQTKTKLGNSEARTITESVFSEAFEKFLLENPNVARKIIDKGTMAARARVAAKKARELTRRKSALEVSSLPGKLADCSSKDPAISEIYIVEGDSAGGSAKQGRDRHFQAILPLKGKIINVEKARLDKILSNDEVRTIITAIGTNIGGDFDIEKARYHKVIIMTDADVDGAHIRTLLLTFFYRYMRQIIECGYIYIAQPPLFKVQQGKKIQYAYNDKELEKILAELPAQPKPGIQRYKGLGEMNPTQLWETTMDPEVRSLLQVSLQDAIEADETFEILMGDKVEPRRNFIQENAKYVKNLDI; encoded by the coding sequence ATGGAACAAAAGCAAATGGAAGAAAACTCATATGATGAAAGTCAGATACAGGTACTTGAGGGATTAGAAGCGGTTCGAAAACGCCCTGGGATGTATATTGGATCTACAAGTGGAAAAGGACTTCACCATCTTGTGTGGGAAATCGTCGATAATAGTATTGATGAAGCACTTGCAGGGTATTGTGATGAAATTAACGTTAGTATCGAAGAAGATAATAGTATTCTTGTAACGGATAATGGACGTGGTATTCCAGTTGGTATACAAGAAAAAATGGGACGTCCTGCTGTAGAAGTTATCATGACTGTCCTTCACGCCGGAGGTAAATTTGGCGGTGGCGGTTATAAGGTTTCTGGTGGTTTGCATGGTGTTGGTGCATCTGTTGTAAATGCCTTATCAACAGAACTAGAAGTATTTGTACATCGTGATGGGAAAATCCATTATCAGAAGTATGAAAGAGGTATTCCGGTTGCGGATTTAAAAGTCATCGGTGATACAGATAAAACTGGAACAATAACTCGCTTTAAGCCGGACCCAGAGATTTTTAAAGAGACGACAGAATATGAATTTGATACGTTAGCGACTCGTATGCGTGAGTTGGCATTTTTAAATCGTAATATTAAATTAACAATTGAAGATAAGCGTGAACATAAGCAAAAGAAAGAGTTTCACTATGAAGGTGGAATTAAATCATATGTTGAACATTTAAATCGTTCAAAACAACCAATTCATGAAGAACCTGTATATGTAGAAGGTTCAAAAGATGGTATTCAGGTTGAAGTTGCGCTTCAATATAACGAAGGATATACAAATCATATTTACTCATTTACAAATAATATTCATACGTATGAAGGTGGTACGCATGAGGTAGGATTTAAAACTGCCTTAACTCGCGTGATCAACGATTATGGTCGTAAAAATAATATTTTAAAAGATGCGGATAGTAATTTAACTGGTGAAGATGTTCGTGAAGGTTTAACAGCGATTGTGTCAATTAAACATCCGAACCCACAATTCGAAGGACAAACGAAGACGAAACTTGGAAATAGTGAAGCAAGAACAATTACAGAGTCAGTATTCTCAGAGGCATTTGAAAAGTTCTTACTGGAAAATCCAAATGTCGCACGTAAAATTATAGATAAAGGGACGATGGCAGCCCGTGCACGTGTAGCAGCTAAAAAGGCTCGTGAGTTAACTCGCCGAAAGAGTGCTTTAGAAGTTTCAAGTTTACCAGGGAAATTGGCAGACTGTTCTTCTAAAGATCCAGCAATTAGTGAAATTTATATCGTAGAGGGTGACTCTGCGGGTGGATCTGCGAAACAAGGGCGCGATCGTCATTTCCAAGCAATTTTACCGCTGAAGGGTAAAATTATTAATGTTGAAAAGGCACGCTTAGATAAGATTTTATCAAATGATGAAGTTCGTACAATTATTACGGCGATCGGTACAAATATCGGCGGAGACTTTGATATTGAAAAAGCACGCTATCATAAAGTTATTATTATGACCGATGCCGATGTTGATGGTGCGCATATTCGTACCCTATTATTAACGTTCTTCTATCGTTATATGCGTCAAATAATTGAGTGTGGATATATATATATTGCACAGCCACCTTTGTTTAAAGTACAACAAGGTAAGAAAATTCAATATGCTTACAACGATAAGGAACTTGAAAAAATCTTAGCGGAATTACCAGCACAACCTAAGCCAGGGATTCAGCGTTATAAAGGTCTAGGGGAAATGAATCCAACTCAGTTATGGGAGACGACAATGGACCCAGAAGTACGTTCATTACTTCAAGTTTCTCTTCAAGATGCAATTGAAGCGGATGAAACATTTGAAATTTTAATGGGAGATAAAGTAGAGCCGCGTCGTAACTTTATCCAAGAAAATGCAAAATACGTGAAAAACCTTGATATTTAA